Proteins encoded within one genomic window of Sporichthyaceae bacterium:
- a CDS encoding IS701 family transposase translates to MENAQVSVFLAYASKHGHTLIDRRIYLPQSWTSDAQRREQAGIPATVEFATRSQLADDMITAARQALTPARWVTADEAYGNNSMLRARLRALRLGYVLAISRDHLVPISGGKARRRADHLAAGLPAWAWTRRSAGHGSKGPRLYDWAWLTDVGTDADPGAGGQHSLLIRRNYTTGELAFYRCWTPEPAGLAQLVHIAGTRWTVEEGFQTAKGQVGLDQHQVRQWQSWHRHATLALAALAILAICAANERPEPNTIRRSANEIRRLINILIQHPAHDTAHRLHWSNWRTQHRQRATRAHYTRRLTLEFQP, encoded by the coding sequence ATCGAGAACGCCCAGGTCAGCGTCTTCCTGGCCTACGCCAGTAAACACGGACACACCCTGATCGACCGCCGGATCTACCTGCCCCAGTCCTGGACCAGTGACGCCCAGCGCCGGGAACAGGCCGGTATCCCCGCCACCGTCGAGTTCGCCACCCGCTCGCAACTGGCCGACGACATGATCACCGCCGCCCGCCAAGCACTGACACCGGCTCGGTGGGTGACCGCGGACGAGGCCTACGGCAACAACAGCATGCTGCGGGCACGGCTCCGCGCGCTACGCCTGGGTTATGTCCTGGCCATCTCCCGCGACCACCTCGTCCCCATCAGCGGCGGCAAGGCCCGCAGACGGGCCGACCACCTCGCCGCCGGCCTGCCCGCCTGGGCCTGGACCCGACGCAGCGCCGGCCACGGCTCGAAAGGCCCACGGCTCTATGACTGGGCCTGGCTCACCGACGTCGGCACCGACGCCGATCCCGGCGCAGGCGGCCAGCACAGCCTGCTCATCCGACGCAACTACACCACCGGTGAACTGGCCTTCTACCGCTGCTGGACACCCGAACCCGCCGGCCTCGCCCAGCTCGTACACATAGCCGGAACTCGATGGACCGTGGAAGAAGGGTTCCAAACCGCGAAGGGACAGGTCGGTCTTGACCAGCACCAAGTCCGCCAATGGCAGTCCTGGCACCGCCACGCCACCCTCGCCCTGGCCGCACTCGCCATCCTCGCGATCTGCGCCGCCAACGAGCGTCCCGAACCCAACACGATCCGGCGAAGCGCCAACGAGATCCGCCGCCTGATCAACATCCTGATCCAGCACCCCGCCCACGACACCGCTCAC
- a CDS encoding tyrosine-type recombinase/integrase has protein sequence MTALAPLLQAFFTDRLMSQYGASPHTIASYRDTLRLLLTHVHQRTGKLPARLELSDLDAVTIGEFLHDLETVRGNSVATRNTRLAAIHSLFRYASLRAPEHAELISRVLGIQTKRATTTIVSFLNPTELDALLAAPDTTTWHGRRDHALLTLTAQTGLRVAELTALTTGDLQLGVGAHAYCRGKGRKDRCTPLTKHTVSVLAAWLTPAKPADIEPLFATRRGTRLSHDAVSGLVAKHAATAARTCPSLQAKHVTPHTLRHTAAMNLLHAGVDITVIALWLGHETPATTRVYLHADMALKEQAIARTAPPNTDPARYQASDDLLAFLEQL, from the coding sequence GTGACCGCGCTCGCGCCGCTGCTGCAGGCCTTCTTCACCGACCGGCTGATGAGCCAATACGGCGCCAGCCCGCACACCATCGCCTCCTACCGCGACACCCTGCGGCTGCTGCTGACCCACGTCCACCAGCGGACCGGCAAACTCCCAGCCCGACTGGAGCTGTCCGACCTGGACGCCGTCACCATCGGCGAGTTCCTCCACGACCTGGAAACAGTGCGCGGCAACAGCGTCGCCACCCGCAACACCCGCCTCGCCGCGATCCACTCCCTGTTCCGCTACGCCAGCCTGCGAGCACCCGAACACGCCGAGCTGATCAGCCGAGTCCTGGGCATCCAAACCAAACGCGCCACCACCACGATCGTCAGTTTCCTCAACCCCACCGAACTCGACGCGCTACTGGCCGCACCCGACACCACCACCTGGCACGGCCGACGCGATCACGCCCTGCTTACCCTGACCGCGCAGACCGGCCTCCGCGTCGCCGAACTGACCGCGCTCACCACTGGCGACCTCCAACTCGGCGTCGGCGCGCACGCCTACTGCCGCGGCAAAGGCCGCAAGGACCGCTGCACCCCGCTGACCAAGCACACCGTCAGCGTTCTGGCTGCCTGGCTCACCCCAGCCAAGCCAGCCGACATCGAGCCCCTGTTCGCGACCCGCCGCGGCACCCGACTGTCCCATGACGCCGTCTCCGGCCTCGTCGCAAAACACGCCGCTACCGCAGCCCGCACCTGCCCATCGCTGCAGGCCAAACACGTCACCCCGCACACGCTGCGGCACACCGCAGCGATGAACCTGCTCCATGCCGGCGTCGACATCACCGTCATCGCGCTCTGGCTCGGCCACGAAACCCCGGCGACGACCCGCGTCTACCTGCACGCCGACATGGCCCTCAAGGAACAAGCCATCGCCCGAACCGCACCGCCGAACACCGACCCCGCCCGCTACCAGGCCAGCGACGACCTTCTCGCGTTCCTCGAGCAACTCTAA